A single window of Methanosphaera sp. DNA harbors:
- a CDS encoding TIGR02253 family HAD-type hydrolase — protein MIQAVFFDMDDTIYDTSGFAAIARRAAVKSMVHNGLKCSEDEGYECLMEIVKEKGSNYDKHFNILTERINGEEDPLIIVNGIITYHNTKFAMLKLEPESFSILLYLKSKNYKVGLITNGKKLKQWEKLVRLGVYPFFDDVVTSEDVGIEKPDVEIFKIAMDRLNVTADTSIMIGNNFDTDIIGACNAGMQSMIINSDITDEQQELLDKRGYTVKKLNNLIDLMKIL, from the coding sequence ATGATTCAAGCAGTATTTTTTGATATGGACGATACAATATATGATACTTCAGGTTTTGCTGCTATTGCACGTAGAGCAGCTGTTAAGTCCATGGTACATAACGGTCTAAAATGTAGTGAAGATGAAGGTTATGAATGTTTAATGGAAATTGTTAAAGAGAAAGGATCAAATTATGATAAACATTTCAATATTCTTACAGAAAGAATCAATGGTGAGGAAGATCCATTAATTATTGTAAATGGAATTATCACATATCATAATACAAAATTTGCTATGTTAAAACTTGAACCTGAATCTTTTTCAATACTATTATATCTTAAGAGTAAAAATTATAAGGTTGGACTTATTACTAATGGTAAGAAATTGAAGCAGTGGGAGAAACTTGTACGTCTTGGTGTTTATCCATTCTTTGATGATGTTGTTACATCAGAAGATGTAGGTATTGAAAAGCCTGATGTTGAAATTTTTAAAATTGCAATGGATCGTCTTAATGTTACAGCAGATACATCTATTATGATTGGAAATAACTTTGATACTGATATTATTGGTGCATGTAATGCTGGTATGCAGAGTATGATTATTAATTCTGATATTACAGATGAACAACAAGAACTTCTTGATAAACGTGGATATACTGTTAAGAAATTAAATAATTTAATTGATTTAATGAAAATATTATAA
- the frhB gene encoding coenzyme F420 hydrogenase subunit beta → MINDSILGPHQEIITVRAVDNKILKVSQDGGIVSALLSYALETGVIDGTIVAAPGEDPWKPEPLVATTTKEILKGAGTKYTMCPNIALIKEATREYGLEKIGTVGTPCQVMGIRKSQTYPMGFRNTAEKIALVVGIYCMENFPYESLKTFVEDSIGVSLENVEKLDITKGKFIVKHHEGEDSIPLKNTHGYEQTGCNYCMDYVAELSDFSCGSVGAKEGWSTVIKRTDKGASLIDQALEDGVLEQTETNEGKFGLGMLRKLATNKKTKNQKNIDQKLEFGIPVPFAHSKDKDDVFENR, encoded by the coding sequence ATAATAAATGATTCAATTCTTGGACCACACCAAGAAATAATAACAGTAAGAGCTGTAGATAATAAAATCCTAAAAGTATCACAAGATGGTGGAATTGTATCAGCACTTCTTTCATATGCTCTTGAAACTGGAGTAATAGATGGTACAATTGTAGCAGCACCAGGTGAAGATCCATGGAAACCAGAACCTCTTGTTGCAACAACAACAAAAGAAATTCTTAAAGGTGCAGGAACAAAATACACAATGTGTCCTAACATTGCATTAATTAAGGAAGCAACACGTGAATATGGTCTTGAAAAAATAGGAACTGTAGGAACACCATGTCAAGTTATGGGAATTCGTAAATCACAAACATATCCTATGGGATTCAGAAATACAGCAGAAAAAATAGCACTTGTTGTAGGTATTTATTGTATGGAAAACTTCCCATATGAATCTCTTAAAACATTTGTAGAAGATTCAATTGGAGTATCACTTGAAAATGTTGAAAAACTTGATATTACAAAAGGTAAATTCATAGTAAAACATCATGAAGGTGAAGATTCAATTCCTCTTAAAAATACACATGGATATGAACAAACAGGATGTAACTATTGTATGGACTATGTAGCAGAACTTTCAGATTTCTCATGTGGATCTGTAGGTGCAAAAGAAGGATGGTCAACAGTTATAAAAAGAACAGATAAAGGTGCATCACTCATTGATCAAGCACTAGAAGATGGAGTTCTTGAGCAAACTGAAACAAATGAAGGTAAATTTGGTCTTGGAATGCTTAGAAAACTTGCAACAAATAAGAAAACTAAAAATCAGAAAAACATCGACCAAAAACTTGAATTTGGAATACCTGTTCCATTTGCTCATTCAAAAGATAAAGACGATGTATTTGAAAACAGATAG
- the frhG gene encoding coenzyme F420 hydrogenase subunit gamma yields MIIKIKVRVLSENGNEKLKVGYIHLSGCTGDIMSFTENYDDLVDLLDAVDIVYGQTLVDRWDMPEMDIVLVEGSVCLEDKHSVKELREAREKADLLVAFGSCASTGGFTVYAKGGQQAQPQHASFVPLQYLVDVDLAIPGCPPGPEAIKKVILAAVNGDMEYLEPFMKFTEKKDACGCDLQKNIVNQSICIGCGTCAAACPTRAMLMKDGRPSYNCDRCVKCGLCYYQCTRSWWSIDQIKKEMGLQ; encoded by the coding sequence ATTATAATAAAAATAAAGGTGAGAGTCTTGTCTGAAAATGGAAATGAAAAATTAAAAGTAGGATATATCCACTTATCAGGATGTACTGGAGATATCATGTCTTTTACAGAAAACTATGATGATCTTGTAGATCTACTTGATGCTGTTGATATTGTATATGGACAAACACTTGTAGATAGATGGGATATGCCAGAAATGGACATAGTTTTAGTTGAAGGATCTGTATGTCTTGAAGATAAACATTCAGTAAAAGAATTAAGAGAAGCAAGAGAAAAAGCAGATCTTCTCGTAGCATTTGGATCATGTGCATCAACTGGTGGATTTACAGTATATGCAAAAGGAGGACAACAAGCACAACCTCAACATGCATCATTTGTACCACTACAATACTTAGTTGATGTAGATTTAGCAATACCAGGATGTCCACCAGGACCTGAGGCAATTAAAAAAGTTATACTTGCAGCAGTAAATGGAGATATGGAATATCTTGAACCATTTATGAAATTTACAGAGAAAAAAGATGCATGTGGATGTGACTTACAGAAAAATATTGTAAATCAATCAATTTGTATTGGATGTGGAACATGTGCAGCTGCATGTCCTACACGTGCAATGTTAATGAAAGATGGAAGACCATCATATAACTGTGATCGTTGTGTAAAATGTGGTTTATGCTACTATCAATGTACACGTAGCTGGTGGTCTATAGATCAAATTAAAAAAGAAATGGGATTACAATAG
- the frhD gene encoding coenzyme F420-reducing hydrogenase, FrhD protein yields the protein MAYNHENLIVGCGNILFKDDGFGPEVINYMKENNIQLPGDTCLIDGATSAPHYIFTLPEDKWKNIIIIDIAQLDTKPGTLAVLDLGDVKEEDRYMDVHGVSVTYPLHDLEDKVNIKLVVCQPECVPLEMEMGLTDVLSDKIPECVDLTMKVLDEMLSK from the coding sequence ATGGCATATAATCATGAAAATCTAATAGTTGGATGTGGGAATATCTTATTTAAAGATGATGGCTTTGGACCTGAAGTTATCAATTATATGAAAGAAAATAACATACAACTACCAGGAGATACATGTCTAATTGATGGAGCAACAAGTGCACCACACTATATCTTCACATTACCTGAAGATAAATGGAAAAATATCATAATAATAGATATAGCACAACTAGATACAAAGCCAGGAACACTTGCAGTACTAGATCTGGGTGATGTAAAAGAAGAGGATAGATATATGGATGTACATGGTGTGAGTGTAACATATCCACTTCATGATCTTGAAGATAAAGTAAATATAAAACTTGTTGTATGTCAACCAGAGTGTGTACCACTAGAGATGGAAATGGGCTTAACTGATGTATTATCAGATAAAATACCTGAATGTGTTGATTTAACAATGAAAGTATTAGATGAAATGCTTAGTAAATAA
- the frhA gene encoding coenzyme F420 hydrogenase subunit alpha: MSETVVISPTSRQEGHAELSMEVDENGIVTTGRYFSITPVRGIEKMLIGRRPESAPVIAQRICGVCPVTHTLASVEAVDDSLGIEIPENAKYLREMCLNAHIINSHAIHHFLVAPDFVDDSIRADVIANVSEIRKQAQFVEDVIGGEGIHPSDIRIGGMAHNITENTKNKIQERISNVLPLIKEHIETMAELVEKKDFPDKLGEHSQPVFASSNTYGSRDAIDMDAVEEILPSSWYDQPEIGKRACSQIPLYKGEVVETGPRARAVKFRNFKDKGVKAQHIARALEMVNSAERILELIDQLDTSAETMAKFNIEGTDKLGVGVIEGPRGTNIHMAKISPQGYISDYRAIVPTTWNIPTMGKATEGYHHKYGADVIRAYDPCLSCATHMVVVDDESKEVIKDEMIQL, translated from the coding sequence GTGAGTGAAACAGTAGTAATATCCCCTACTTCTCGTCAAGAGGGGCATGCGGAACTATCAATGGAAGTTGATGAAAACGGAATAGTTACAACAGGACGTTATTTTAGTATTACACCTGTTCGTGGAATAGAAAAGATGCTAATAGGCAGAAGACCAGAATCTGCACCAGTAATTGCACAGAGAATCTGTGGAGTATGTCCTGTAACACATACACTTGCATCAGTAGAAGCAGTAGATGATTCACTAGGAATTGAAATACCAGAAAATGCAAAATATCTAAGAGAAATGTGTCTAAATGCACATATAATAAATAGTCATGCAATACACCATTTCCTAGTAGCACCAGACTTTGTAGATGATAGTATTCGTGCTGATGTAATAGCAAATGTTTCTGAAATAAGAAAACAAGCACAATTTGTAGAAGATGTTATTGGAGGAGAAGGAATTCATCCATCAGATATAAGAATTGGTGGAATGGCACATAACATCACAGAAAATACAAAAAATAAAATTCAGGAAAGAATCTCAAATGTTTTACCATTAATTAAAGAACACATAGAAACAATGGCAGAACTAGTTGAGAAAAAAGACTTCCCAGATAAACTTGGAGAACACAGCCAACCAGTATTTGCATCATCAAACACATATGGTTCAAGAGATGCAATAGATATGGATGCAGTAGAAGAAATTCTACCAAGTTCATGGTATGATCAACCAGAAATAGGAAAAAGAGCATGCTCACAAATACCATTATACAAAGGAGAAGTTGTAGAAACAGGACCAAGAGCAAGAGCTGTAAAATTCCGCAACTTCAAAGATAAAGGTGTAAAAGCACAACATATAGCAAGAGCACTAGAAATGGTAAATTCAGCAGAAAGAATTCTTGAACTCATAGATCAACTTGACACATCAGCTGAAACAATGGCAAAATTCAACATTGAAGGAACAGACAAACTTGGAGTAGGAGTAATTGAAGGTCCACGTGGAACAAACATACACATGGCAAAAATATCACCACAAGGATACATTTCAGATTACCGTGCAATTGTACCAACAACATGGAACATCCCAACAATGGGTAAAGCAACAGAAGGATATCATCATAAATATGGAGCAGATGTAATACGTGCATACGATCCATGTCTATCATGTGCAACACATATGGTAGTTGTAGATGATGAATCTAAAGAAGTAATAAAAGATGAAATGATACAATTATAG